One Aliiroseovarius sediminilitoris DNA window includes the following coding sequences:
- the pnp gene encoding polyribonucleotide nucleotidyltransferase produces the protein MFDVTTKSIEWGEETLTLETGKVARQADGSVIATLGETSVMANVTFAKEQKPGQDFFPLTVHYNEKYYAAGKIPGGFFKREARPTEKETLTSRLIDRPIRPLFVPGFKNEVLVICTVLSHDLVNDPDIVAMIAASAALTISGAPFMGPIAAARVGFEDGEYILNPTCDDMHQLRNNPDQRLDLVVAGTKDAVMMVESEAYELTETEMLGAVNFAHEQIQPVIDLIIELAEAAAKEPFDYQPADYSDLYEAVKAAGEDKIRAAYGNTDKQERVAALAAAKDDIIASLSEEQQEDENLGSALKKLESSVVRGDVVKTGKRIDGRALDTVRPIVSEVGVLPRTHGSALFTRGETQGLVVTTLGTGDDEQMIDALTGTYKSNFMLHYNFPPYSVGEVGRFGFTGRREIGHGKLAWRALQAVLPSATDFPYTIRVVSEITESNGSSSMASVCGGSLSMMDAAVPLKAPVAGVAMGLILEDDGSYAVLTDILGDEDHLGDMDFKVAGTEDGITSLQMDIKVAGITPEIMEKALAQAKQGRLHILEEMNKALSAGRAEFSTHAPRIETMNIPTDKIREVIGSGGKVIREIVETSGAKVDINDDGVIKIASPNGDAIQKAYDMIHAIVAEPEEGAVYTGKVVKIVDFGAFVNFFGKRDGLVHVSQIENRRLNHPSDVLKEGQEVKVKLLGFDDRGKVRLSMKVVDQETGEEVVPEQKKKDEDA, from the coding sequence ATGTTTGATGTAACGACAAAATCGATTGAGTGGGGCGAAGAAACCCTCACTCTGGAAACCGGCAAGGTTGCCCGTCAGGCTGATGGATCGGTCATCGCCACGCTGGGCGAAACCTCGGTCATGGCCAACGTAACCTTCGCGAAGGAACAAAAGCCCGGTCAGGACTTCTTCCCGCTGACGGTTCACTACAACGAAAAATACTATGCAGCCGGCAAAATCCCCGGTGGCTTCTTCAAACGCGAAGCGCGTCCAACGGAAAAAGAAACGCTGACAAGCCGTCTGATTGACCGTCCGATCCGCCCGCTGTTCGTCCCCGGCTTCAAAAACGAAGTTCTGGTTATCTGCACCGTGCTAAGCCACGACCTTGTCAACGATCCCGACATCGTGGCGATGATCGCGGCCTCGGCTGCGCTGACCATTTCGGGCGCGCCTTTCATGGGCCCGATTGCTGCCGCACGTGTTGGCTTTGAAGATGGTGAATACATCCTGAACCCGACTTGCGACGACATGCACCAGCTGCGCAACAACCCGGACCAACGTCTGGATCTTGTGGTTGCTGGCACCAAAGACGCCGTGATGATGGTTGAATCGGAAGCCTATGAGCTGACCGAAACCGAAATGCTGGGCGCCGTGAACTTTGCCCACGAACAAATCCAGCCCGTCATCGACCTGATCATCGAACTGGCGGAAGCTGCCGCGAAGGAACCTTTCGACTATCAGCCTGCTGATTACTCGGACCTTTACGAAGCTGTGAAAGCGGCTGGCGAAGACAAAATCCGCGCAGCTTACGGCAACACCGACAAGCAGGAACGTGTCGCGGCACTGGCCGCCGCCAAGGACGACATCATCGCATCCCTGAGCGAAGAGCAACAGGAAGACGAAAACCTCGGCTCCGCGCTGAAAAAGCTGGAAAGCTCGGTTGTGCGTGGTGACGTGGTGAAGACCGGCAAGCGCATCGACGGCCGCGCGCTGGACACGGTGCGCCCGATCGTGTCAGAGGTCGGCGTTCTGCCCCGCACACACGGTTCGGCCCTGTTCACCCGTGGTGAAACACAGGGTCTGGTCGTGACCACTTTGGGCACAGGCGACGACGAGCAAATGATCGACGCGCTGACCGGCACCTACAAGTCGAATTTCATGCTGCACTACAATTTCCCGCCCTATTCGGTCGGCGAAGTCGGCCGCTTCGGCTTTACTGGCCGTCGCGAAATCGGCCACGGCAAGCTGGCTTGGCGTGCGTTGCAGGCGGTTCTGCCGTCGGCCACCGACTTCCCCTATACGATCCGCGTAGTGTCCGAGATCACCGAGTCCAACGGTTCATCCTCGATGGCGTCGGTCTGTGGTGGTTCGCTATCAATGATGGACGCCGCTGTGCCGCTGAAAGCCCCCGTGGCTGGCGTGGCCATGGGCTTGATCCTTGAAGATGACGGCTCGTACGCCGTGTTGACCGACATTCTGGGTGACGAAGATCACCTGGGTGACATGGACTTCAAAGTGGCAGGCACCGAAGACGGCATCACCTCCTTGCAAATGGACATCAAGGTCGCAGGCATCACGCCCGAGATCATGGAGAAAGCCCTCGCGCAAGCCAAGCAAGGCCGTCTGCATATCTTGGAAGAGATGAACAAAGCCCTGTCCGCTGGCCGGGCCGAGTTCTCGACTCACGCCCCGCGCATTGAAACCATGAACATTCCGACCGACAAGATCCGTGAAGTGATTGGTTCGGGCGGCAAGGTCATCCGCGAAATCGTGGAAACTTCGGGCGCCAAGGTCGATATCAACGATGACGGCGTGATCAAGATCGCATCGCCCAATGGCGACGCCATCCAGAAGGCCTATGACATGATCCACGCGATCGTGGCAGAACCGGAAGAAGGTGCGGTTTACACCGGTAAGGTCGTGAAGATCGTCGATTTCGGCGCTTTCGTGAACTTTTTCGGTAAACGCGACGGCCTGGTCCACGTGTCCCAGATCGAAAACCGCCGCCTGAACCACCCGTCGGACGTTCTGAAAGAAGGCCAGGAAGTGAAAGTGAAACTCCTGGGCTTTGACGATCGCGGCAAAGTGCGCCTTTCGATGAAAGTTGTCGATCAGGAAACCGGCGAAGAAGTCGTGCCGGAACAGAAGAAAAAAGACGAAGACGCTTAA
- a CDS encoding ABC transporter permease yields the protein MNNPVIRISIWIYLAIFFAYLLGPLVIMSITAFNSPSFPRATPWECLTFEWFSALFQDERILNGIKNSILVGIGTIILSVSMGLAGALMLTQIWPKLRATYYTIIIAPILIPGVVLGISTLVFWDRINRMLGLGADSFLSNGLFLTIIGQSTFIASYCMLVLVARLQRYDLALTEAALDLGATHAQAFRKILLPFMRPAIASAAVLAFLASFENYNTTTFTFGEYPTLTIELAQKVRYGITPAISALAFMIVVLTVFAALFNEANIKRKEVVAKARRDGANVGDVTGGVKLPGFFTGNAAAVALVVFAIATIAVVGTATVYNPQQCIANVQDQKRLETQQRIQELREQRQRDAEAKAAEEATDGGATAPKPSNNSGFGGVFAPGTLQGEDESSAPSDEPDSSNNSGFGGVFAPNNIGGGSD from the coding sequence ATGAACAATCCCGTCATCCGTATTTCGATCTGGATCTATCTGGCGATCTTCTTTGCCTACCTGCTCGGCCCTCTTGTGATCATGTCGATCACGGCGTTCAACTCGCCCAGTTTTCCGCGGGCAACGCCGTGGGAATGTCTGACTTTCGAGTGGTTTTCGGCTCTGTTTCAGGATGAGCGTATCCTGAATGGCATCAAGAACTCGATCCTGGTGGGCATCGGCACGATCATCCTGTCCGTCTCAATGGGACTGGCCGGTGCGCTGATGCTGACGCAAATCTGGCCCAAGCTGCGCGCAACCTATTACACAATCATCATCGCCCCGATCCTGATCCCCGGCGTGGTGCTGGGTATCTCGACGCTGGTGTTCTGGGACCGGATCAACAGGATGCTGGGGCTGGGTGCGGACAGCTTCTTGTCCAACGGGCTGTTTCTGACCATCATCGGTCAGTCCACCTTCATCGCCAGTTACTGCATGTTGGTGTTGGTGGCCCGCCTGCAACGCTATGACCTGGCGCTGACAGAAGCCGCCTTGGACTTGGGTGCAACCCATGCCCAAGCGTTCCGCAAGATCCTGTTGCCGTTCATGCGGCCTGCGATTGCGTCCGCGGCGGTGCTGGCGTTCTTGGCCTCGTTCGAGAACTACAACACCACCACCTTCACCTTCGGCGAATACCCTACACTGACCATCGAACTGGCGCAGAAGGTGCGCTATGGCATCACACCCGCGATCTCGGCGCTGGCTTTCATGATCGTTGTTTTGACCGTCTTTGCGGCGCTGTTCAATGAAGCGAACATCAAGCGCAAAGAAGTTGTCGCGAAGGCGCGCCGGGACGGGGCCAACGTTGGCGACGTGACGGGCGGCGTTAAACTTCCCGGGTTCTTCACCGGGAACGCGGCTGCTGTTGCGCTGGTGGTCTTTGCGATTGCCACCATCGCGGTGGTCGGAACGGCAACTGTCTATAACCCCCAACAATGCATCGCCAATGTGCAGGACCAGAAGCGCCTGGAGACCCAGCAGCGCATTCAGGAACTGCGTGAACAACGCCAGCGCGATGCCGAAGCCAAAGCCGCCGAAGAAGCGACAGACGGCGGGGCGACAGCTCCGAAGCCGTCCAACAACTCCGGCTTTGGCGGTGTGTTTGCGCCGGGAACGCTTCAGGGCGAGGACGAGAGCAGCGCTCCAAGCGATGAGCCTGACTCGTCCAACAACTCAGGTTTTGGAGGTGTCTTTGCCCCCAACAATATCGGGGGCGGAAGCGACTGA
- a CDS encoding ABC transporter permease, with the protein MPRFLREFFNRNGTMMGSVMLGLVLFWTIGLIILPQLSMLDFSFRPNLPPPEIGGPKDVYTLENYKYLVYGPEGGSQDYNAVDLKVFFRTLVAAVFVTIFNLIICYPIAYYLGQTKGNHIRIFALMLIIPYWINEILRAFALRIIFGESGVLNTLLVGTGIFDTPFDFIRNDIALYAGLGYAYILLMIFPIYNVIESLDHNQIEAARDLGAPWWRIHKRVVIPYAKPGISSGCTMVFMLSAGALAAPQILGGPSSLWFTQLIYQQFNDNSDWPQGAAYAIVLLVTCIMLVLAVMRLFKVNMGDIGK; encoded by the coding sequence ATGCCACGTTTCCTGCGGGAGTTTTTCAACCGAAACGGCACGATGATGGGGTCGGTGATGCTGGGGCTGGTCCTGTTCTGGACCATTGGCCTGATTATCCTGCCACAGTTGTCGATGCTCGACTTTTCGTTCCGTCCAAACCTGCCGCCACCTGAAATCGGCGGGCCGAAAGATGTCTATACGCTTGAGAACTACAAATATCTGGTCTACGGGCCGGAAGGCGGCAGTCAGGATTACAATGCGGTCGATCTGAAGGTGTTTTTTCGCACGCTTGTTGCGGCGGTGTTTGTGACCATCTTCAACCTTATTATTTGCTACCCCATCGCCTATTATCTGGGCCAGACCAAGGGCAATCACATCCGCATTTTTGCCCTGATGTTGATCATTCCCTATTGGATCAACGAAATCCTGCGGGCGTTTGCCTTGCGCATTATCTTCGGAGAAAGCGGCGTCCTGAACACTCTGCTGGTCGGCACCGGGATATTCGATACGCCGTTTGACTTCATTCGCAATGACATCGCGCTCTACGCCGGTCTTGGATACGCCTATATCCTTCTGATGATCTTCCCGATCTATAACGTGATTGAAAGCCTTGATCACAACCAGATCGAGGCCGCGCGCGACCTTGGTGCCCCGTGGTGGCGCATCCATAAACGTGTGGTGATCCCTTATGCCAAACCCGGCATCAGCTCTGGCTGCACGATGGTATTCATGCTGTCTGCCGGCGCGCTGGCTGCGCCGCAGATCCTTGGCGGACCATCGTCGCTGTGGTTCACGCAGTTGATCTATCAGCAGTTCAATGACAATTCCGATTGGCCGCAAGGCGCGGCCTACGCGATTGTGCTTCTGGTGACCTGTATCATGCTGGTCTTGGCCGTGATGCGCCTGTTCAAGGTGAACATGGGGGATATCGGCAAATGA
- a CDS encoding ABC transporter ATP-binding protein, with protein MSAGVGVDLENLWIRFGDFVAVRDANVHINGGDFFSFLGPSGCGKTTILRAVSGFLEPSEGNVLIGGNNMKGIGPNKRPTALIFQNLALFPLMKVWENITFSMEIAGASAKERRKRADELLDMIALSDQGDKLPSELSGGQRQRVAIARALCAEPHVLLLDEPLSALDLKLRQHMRTELREIQKRVGITFIYITHDQGEALTMSDDIAVMRAGVIDQIGDGKTIYNDPATAFAASFVGENNVFRGKVLEVDGTEALIRTNRSGVLRSRISTANVGKMNVGDDAMMFIRPEALSLAAKGSTGDHYVTAQVTHEEFEGNSFNIFMAGDGGKEIKVAIPNHGQSFDDHTGQAMTLEYEVDNAVVVPAGELAAE; from the coding sequence ATGAGTGCCGGAGTAGGCGTCGATCTTGAAAACCTGTGGATTCGCTTTGGAGATTTCGTCGCGGTTCGCGATGCGAATGTGCACATCAACGGGGGCGATTTCTTCTCGTTTCTTGGCCCATCGGGTTGCGGCAAGACCACGATCCTGCGCGCCGTGTCCGGGTTTCTGGAACCCAGCGAAGGCAATGTGCTGATCGGTGGCAATAACATGAAGGGCATCGGCCCGAACAAGCGCCCGACAGCTTTGATCTTCCAGAACCTTGCCCTGTTCCCGCTGATGAAGGTGTGGGAGAATATTACGTTTTCAATGGAAATCGCGGGGGCTTCGGCGAAAGAGCGCCGCAAGCGGGCCGATGAATTGCTGGACATGATCGCGTTGTCGGATCAGGGCGACAAGCTGCCCAGCGAGCTTTCAGGCGGTCAGCGTCAGCGCGTGGCGATTGCGCGCGCTTTGTGCGCCGAACCGCATGTGCTGCTGCTGGACGAACCCTTGTCCGCGCTGGACCTGAAGCTGCGCCAACATATGCGCACCGAGCTGCGCGAGATTCAAAAGCGTGTGGGCATCACCTTCATCTATATCACCCATGACCAGGGCGAGGCGCTGACCATGTCCGACGACATTGCCGTCATGCGCGCTGGCGTGATTGATCAGATCGGAGATGGCAAGACGATCTATAACGATCCCGCCACTGCCTTCGCCGCCTCCTTTGTAGGCGAAAATAATGTGTTCCGTGGCAAGGTGCTTGAGGTGGACGGGACTGAAGCCCTGATACGGACCAACCGTTCAGGCGTTTTGCGATCACGCATTTCGACGGCAAATGTCGGCAAGATGAATGTGGGTGACGATGCAATGATGTTCATTCGCCCCGAAGCGCTGTCGCTGGCGGCCAAGGGATCAACCGGCGACCACTATGTCACCGCGCAAGTGACCCACGAAGAGTTCGAAGGAAACTCCTTCAATATCTTCATGGCAGGCGACGGCGGGAAAGAGATCAAAGTCGCGATCCCGAACCACGGGCAATCTTTCGATGACCACACCGGGCAAGCCATGACGCTGGAATACGAGGTCGACAACGCCGTTGTAGTCCCTGCCGGCGAACTGGCTGCGGAATAG
- a CDS encoding ABC transporter substrate-binding protein: protein MTTDTKFSRRSVLKGATTMGAAALATPLYVKRALASSGEVNILMWSDYLPPEFIAGFEAETGIKVNYTGIGSNEEIINKMKATKGQGFDIISPTNNRSLQWGPLELLQPFDLSKVNIDAVNPAMAKIGTDAWNFGDAGVHWLPHIWGTEGIAYRTDLWLPAGDAPSYGDVWSEENAGKTMGRAHSMMLGAGLYMEASGEMEPGSIWSAYEDEETMRKVWGQVTDWCVARKDRIKLIWNDADTQKNGLLNEGVVVGQTWDGPPLALKSAGEPVHYQAPVEGAMAWVDGMSMPVGAENMDEIYAFIDYAYRQEPAGKAIDSHGYNSPVLGADTYSGDTYKKNFSEAYPGDSLANLNPWPAEAPWYADVRTEFVNKFKSA, encoded by the coding sequence ATGACAACGGATACCAAATTCAGCCGCCGGTCGGTGCTGAAAGGGGCGACGACAATGGGTGCTGCTGCCCTTGCCACACCGCTTTATGTGAAACGCGCGCTGGCGTCGTCCGGTGAAGTCAACATCTTGATGTGGTCGGATTACCTGCCGCCCGAGTTTATCGCTGGCTTTGAGGCGGAAACCGGGATCAAGGTGAACTATACCGGGATCGGCTCGAACGAAGAGATCATCAACAAGATGAAGGCCACCAAGGGTCAGGGTTTCGACATCATATCGCCGACCAACAACCGGTCGCTGCAATGGGGGCCGCTGGAGCTTCTGCAACCGTTTGATCTGTCGAAGGTCAACATTGATGCGGTGAACCCTGCCATGGCGAAAATCGGCACCGATGCGTGGAACTTCGGGGATGCTGGCGTCCATTGGCTGCCGCATATCTGGGGCACCGAAGGCATCGCATATCGCACCGACTTGTGGCTGCCCGCGGGTGACGCGCCAAGCTATGGCGACGTTTGGTCGGAAGAAAACGCTGGCAAGACCATGGGCCGTGCGCATTCGATGATGCTGGGCGCTGGCCTGTACATGGAAGCATCGGGCGAGATGGAGCCGGGCTCGATCTGGTCGGCATATGAAGACGAGGAAACGATGCGCAAGGTCTGGGGTCAGGTCACCGATTGGTGTGTGGCTCGCAAGGATCGCATCAAGCTGATCTGGAACGATGCCGACACGCAGAAGAACGGCCTTCTGAACGAAGGTGTAGTGGTTGGTCAGACCTGGGATGGCCCGCCACTGGCGCTTAAATCGGCTGGAGAGCCGGTGCATTACCAAGCACCGGTCGAAGGTGCGATGGCTTGGGTCGACGGCATGTCGATGCCGGTGGGTGCCGAGAATATGGACGAGATCTATGCCTTCATCGACTATGCCTATCGTCAGGAACCGGCAGGTAAAGCGATTGACAGCCATGGCTACAACTCGCCCGTTCTCGGGGCAGACACCTATTCAGGTGACACCTACAAGAAGAACTTCTCGGAAGCCTATCCGGGTGACAGTCTGGCCAACCTGAACCCGTGGCCAGCAGAAGCGCCTTGGTATGCAGATGTGCGGACAGAGTTCGTCAACAAGTTCAAGAGCGCCTGA
- a CDS encoding alkaline phosphatase family protein: MAKKRNVLFIIIDQLRADCLHGALADHVDLPNLRALMADAVTFRHHFSVTNPCGPSRASILTGQYAMNHRSVRNGTPLRHDTPTIASEMRKAGYLPMLFGYTDTSHDPRIHAPSDPAMQTYEFPMEGFSEQVEMRLEMSYPWRSYLLNKGYTFDNYWQLYIPGGDGGRLNAPAVYAAEDSDTAFLTDRFLDAMPAYTNQSWFAHLTYIRPHPPLVAPAPYNDMYDPASLPLPNRIGDRKTEASVHPFFGPALDTTTEANFVIGCANVPPCDDTTQTLRAVYLGLATEVDHHIGRVIAFLKDSGQWDDTLLIVTSDHGEMLGDHHAWGKHNVYDAAYHTPLVIHAPGCDKGYEVNAPTESIDLTPTILDWVGQRVPNSMDGRSLLPLLNGTVPDDWRSYSFSELDFAEPEAPTLWQKRLGTTPCNSCLGILRDERFTLVEFAADLPPLLFDRAGQGEMENVAENPAFAADLSRLTRQMLRHRMKNMDHTLSLDTITNDGPKRQDRHHPST; this comes from the coding sequence ATGGCCAAGAAGCGGAATGTCCTTTTCATCATTATTGATCAGTTGCGCGCCGATTGCCTGCACGGCGCCTTGGCCGATCATGTTGACCTGCCCAACCTGCGCGCTCTTATGGCTGACGCGGTGACGTTCCGACATCATTTTTCTGTCACCAATCCATGCGGCCCGTCGCGCGCCTCGATCCTGACCGGGCAATATGCGATGAACCACCGCTCGGTCCGCAATGGCACGCCCTTGCGGCATGATACGCCGACAATTGCCAGTGAAATGCGCAAGGCCGGATACCTGCCAATGCTGTTTGGCTATACCGACACCTCGCACGACCCACGCATTCATGCGCCAAGTGACCCTGCGATGCAGACCTATGAATTTCCAATGGAGGGCTTTTCCGAACAGGTCGAGATGCGGCTGGAAATGTCCTATCCATGGCGTTCATACCTTCTGAACAAAGGCTACACCTTCGACAATTACTGGCAGCTCTACATCCCGGGGGGTGATGGAGGGCGCCTGAACGCCCCGGCCGTTTATGCAGCCGAAGACAGCGACACCGCATTTCTGACCGATCGGTTTCTGGACGCGATGCCAGCCTACACTAATCAGAGCTGGTTTGCGCATCTGACCTATATCCGGCCACACCCGCCGCTGGTCGCGCCAGCACCCTATAACGACATGTATGACCCAGCGTCCCTTCCCTTGCCCAACCGTATCGGGGACCGCAAAACCGAGGCCTCGGTCCACCCCTTCTTCGGGCCAGCCCTCGACACCACGACCGAGGCAAATTTTGTCATCGGCTGCGCAAACGTGCCGCCTTGCGATGACACCACCCAAACCCTGCGCGCGGTCTATCTGGGTTTGGCGACCGAAGTGGACCACCATATTGGCCGCGTGATCGCATTCCTGAAAGACAGCGGCCAGTGGGATGACACGCTACTGATCGTCACCTCGGATCACGGGGAAATGCTGGGCGATCACCACGCATGGGGCAAACACAACGTCTATGACGCTGCCTATCACACGCCGCTGGTCATACACGCCCCTGGCTGTGACAAAGGCTACGAAGTTAACGCGCCAACAGAATCAATTGACCTGACCCCGACCATCCTCGATTGGGTCGGGCAAAGGGTGCCAAATTCGATGGATGGGCGATCCCTTCTACCGCTTCTGAACGGCACGGTGCCCGACGACTGGCGCAGCTATTCCTTCTCGGAACTGGACTTTGCCGAACCGGAGGCACCCACCCTGTGGCAAAAACGGCTTGGGACGACCCCCTGCAATTCCTGCCTTGGCATCCTGCGTGATGAGCGTTTCACTTTGGTTGAGTTTGCCGCCGACCTGCCCCCACTTTTGTTTGACCGCGCCGGTCAAGGAGAGATGGAGAACGTCGCCGAAAACCCCGCCTTCGCCGCGGACCTGTCACGCCTGACCCGGCAGATGCTACGCCACAGAATGAAAAACATGGATCACACCCTGTCGCTGGACACGATCACCAATGACGGCCCGAAACGACAAGACCGCCATCACCCCAGCACGTAA
- a CDS encoding haloacid dehalogenase type II has protein sequence MKIKAIAFDAYGTLLDVFSVGTLAETMFPGKGAAIATTWRDKQIDYTRLRSMSDKFADFWQVTGDALDYACEAHGVVLSEGARRALMDAYEVLTAFPENRVALSRLQESGIPMAVLTNGSTGMIGAALRASGLDGFFDHVLSADSVQVFKTAPEVYQLGPEAFGCAVSEILFVSSNCWDICGATWFGYHTIWLNRYVQPMERLGVEPNARGRSLTDVADYVLG, from the coding sequence ATGAAGATCAAGGCGATTGCGTTTGACGCCTACGGAACGCTGCTGGATGTCTTTTCGGTCGGCACTTTGGCGGAAACGATGTTTCCCGGCAAAGGTGCGGCAATCGCCACGACGTGGCGGGACAAGCAGATCGACTATACGCGGCTGCGCAGTATGAGCGACAAGTTCGCGGATTTCTGGCAGGTGACGGGCGACGCATTGGATTATGCGTGCGAGGCGCACGGTGTGGTGTTGTCAGAGGGTGCGCGCCGTGCGTTGATGGATGCCTATGAAGTGCTGACGGCGTTTCCTGAGAACCGCGTGGCGCTTTCCCGTTTGCAGGAGTCGGGTATTCCCATGGCGGTTCTGACCAACGGCAGCACGGGGATGATCGGGGCCGCTTTGCGGGCGTCCGGGTTGGACGGGTTCTTTGATCACGTGTTGAGCGCGGACAGTGTTCAGGTGTTCAAGACCGCGCCCGAAGTCTATCAGCTTGGACCCGAGGCGTTTGGGTGCGCGGTGTCTGAGATACTGTTCGTGTCCTCGAATTGCTGGGATATCTGCGGGGCGACGTGGTTTGGGTATCACACGATCTGGCTGAACCGTTATGTCCAACCGATGGAGCGGTTGGGCGTCGAGCCGAATGCGCGGGGTCGGTCACTGACCGACGTGGCGGATTACGTGCTGGGGTGA
- a CDS encoding DUF1697 domain-containing protein, translated as MKTRVALLRAINVGGTGKLPMTELRSMAEAAGLTDVRTYIQSGNLVFSTADDLPTVKTALEKSLETYAGKPVGVFVRTAQDMQDVLDANPFPNAEPSKVGVLFLDTPPPSKTIEEAKGQADEEIGLGEREVYVHFPSGMGKSRLRLAAMSNGTLRNINTVAKLVKMSRG; from the coding sequence ATGAAAACACGTGTAGCACTTCTTCGCGCGATCAATGTTGGCGGGACCGGCAAACTGCCTATGACAGAGTTGCGCTCGATGGCGGAAGCGGCGGGCTTGACCGATGTGCGAACCTACATTCAGTCAGGAAATCTCGTATTCTCTACCGCCGACGACCTGCCGACGGTGAAAACGGCGCTTGAGAAAAGCCTTGAAACATATGCAGGCAAGCCCGTCGGCGTCTTTGTCCGCACCGCTCAAGATATGCAAGATGTGCTCGATGCAAACCCGTTCCCGAATGCCGAACCAAGCAAGGTCGGCGTTCTTTTTCTCGATACGCCACCGCCTTCCAAAACGATTGAGGAGGCCAAAGGGCAAGCTGATGAAGAAATCGGACTCGGGGAGCGCGAGGTATATGTTCATTTTCCATCCGGGATGGGAAAATCGAGACTGCGACTGGCAGCCATGTCCAACGGCACTCTTCGTAACATCAATACGGTTGCAAAGCTCGTCAAAATGTCGAGGGGTTGA
- the smpB gene encoding SsrA-binding protein SmpB → MAKTKDDPNYKVIAENRRARYDYAIEEDVECGIVLMGSEVKSLREGSANIAESYAAVEDGELFLTNGYIAPYKQAVTWGHLERRKRKLLASKREISRMWNATQRKGMTLVPLVMYFNHKGLVKIKIGIAKGKKAHDKRATEAKRDWGRQKQRLLRHGD, encoded by the coding sequence ATGGCCAAGACGAAAGACGACCCCAACTACAAGGTGATCGCCGAGAACCGGCGGGCGCGGTATGATTACGCGATTGAGGAAGATGTCGAATGTGGCATCGTTCTGATGGGGTCCGAGGTGAAGTCGTTGCGCGAAGGCAGTGCCAACATCGCCGAGAGCTACGCGGCGGTCGAGGATGGCGAGCTGTTCCTGACAAACGGCTATATTGCACCTTACAAGCAAGCCGTGACCTGGGGTCATCTGGAGCGCCGCAAGCGCAAGCTGTTGGCGTCAAAGCGCGAGATTTCGAGGATGTGGAATGCGACCCAGCGCAAGGGCATGACCCTTGTGCCGCTGGTCATGTATTTCAATCACAAGGGCTTGGTGAAGATCAAGATTGGCATCGCCAAGGGCAAGAAGGCGCACGACAAAAGGGCAACCGAGGCCAAGCGTGATTGGGGACGCCAGAAGCAACGGTTATTGCGGCACGGGGACTAG
- the dapA gene encoding 4-hydroxy-tetrahydrodipicolinate synthase, which translates to MFKGSLPALVTPFKDGAVDFDTLKRLVEWHISEGSHGLVPVGTTGESPTLSHKEHEQVVEAVVTAVAGRVPVIAGAGSNSTAESLRLVKHAKTVGADAALVVTPYYNKPTQSGLIAHYSVLAEVGIPIIIYNIPPRSVVDMSPATMGELAKLDMIVGVKDSSADPGRVAMQRMTCGKDFIQLCAEDPAAVGYNAMGGVGCISVTANVAPKLCSQVQEATLAGDFAKALELSDKLMPLHRAIFLEPGVAGAKYAMSRLGICDGELRLPMVEVTDGTKTQIDDALRHAGLLN; encoded by the coding sequence ATGTTCAAAGGATCTCTTCCTGCCCTGGTCACGCCGTTCAAGGACGGCGCAGTGGATTTCGACACGCTCAAACGCTTGGTCGAATGGCATATCTCCGAAGGTTCGCACGGGCTGGTGCCGGTGGGGACAACCGGAGAAAGCCCGACGCTGAGCCACAAGGAACACGAACAGGTGGTCGAGGCCGTTGTGACCGCCGTCGCCGGCCGCGTGCCGGTGATTGCCGGGGCTGGGTCGAACAGCACTGCCGAAAGCCTACGTCTTGTGAAACATGCCAAGACTGTGGGCGCGGACGCAGCGCTGGTCGTAACCCCATACTATAACAAACCCACCCAAAGTGGGCTGATCGCGCATTATTCGGTGCTTGCCGAAGTTGGTATTCCGATCATCATCTACAACATTCCGCCGCGCTCGGTGGTGGATATGTCACCTGCGACGATGGGAGAGCTGGCGAAGCTGGACATGATTGTCGGCGTCAAGGATTCCTCGGCCGACCCGGGCCGGGTTGCCATGCAGCGCATGACCTGCGGCAAGGATTTCATCCAATTGTGCGCCGAAGACCCGGCCGCGGTTGGATACAACGCGATGGGCGGGGTCGGTTGCATTTCCGTGACCGCGAACGTGGCGCCGAAACTGTGCAGCCAGGTGCAGGAGGCGACACTGGCCGGCGATTTTGCCAAGGCGCTTGAATTGTCCGACAAGCTGATGCCTCTGCATCGCGCGATCTTCCTCGAACCCGGCGTGGCCGGGGCGAAATACGCGATGTCGCGGCTGGGCATTTGTGATGGCGAACTGCGCCTGCCGATGGTCGAGGTGACGGATGGCACCAAGACACAGATCGACGATGCCTTGCGCCACGCAGGTTTGCTGAACTGA